A single window of Nicotiana sylvestris chromosome 3, ASM39365v2, whole genome shotgun sequence DNA harbors:
- the LOC104224141 gene encoding metal transporter Nramp1 has product MAANSSPQPQFMTNTANKNLSNQPLIDDIEYDQIVVPDKKSWKNIFSYVGPGFLVCIAYIDPGNFQTDLQAGAQYKYGLLWIILLASFAALVIQSLAANLGVVTGKHLAEHCRKEYPKVPNFILWIIAEIAIVACDIPEVIGTAFALNMLFRIPIWCGVLITGLSTLGLLLLQQYGVRKLEFLIAFLVLTIAVCFFVELGYAKPESSEVLHGLFVPQLKGSGATKLAISLLGAMVMPHNLFLHSALVLSRKIPRSVNGIRDACRYYLIESGLALMVAFLINISVISVSGAVCNSSTMTADDREKCEDLDLNKASFLLQNVLGNWSSKLFAIALLASGQSSTITGTYAGQYVMQGFLDLRLKPWIRNFLTRSLAIVPSLIVSLIGGSAGAGDLIIIASMILSFELPFALIPLLKFTSSKTKMGSHVNPVAVSAATWVIGTLIMGINIYYLAEKLVTSLKDSHLGKAVKVLCGILGTLCLLVYLCSILYLAIRKNKESTHLLALTGQEGLQVSESNNLPREDILRMQLPQQRTTN; this is encoded by the exons AAGAAAAGCTGGAAGAACATATTTTCATATGTTGGTCCTGGTTTCCTTGTTTGTATTGCCTATATCGATCCTGGAAATT TTCAAACTGATTTACAAGCTGGAGCTCAATACAAATATGGG TTGCTTTGGATAATCTTACTGGCGTCCTTTGCTGCTCTTGTGATCCAATCCTTGGCAGCGAATCTAGGGGTGGTTACAG GGAAGCATTTAGCAGAGCATTGTAGAAAGGAGTACCCAAAGGTGCCAAATTTCATCCTATGGATCATAGCAGAAATCGCTATTGTGGCATGTGACATTCCTGAGG TTATTGGGACAGCATTTGCTTTAAACATGCTGTTCAGAATACCAATATGGTGTGGTGTGCTGATCACAGGGCTGAGTACTTTGGGTCTACTTCTATTACAACAGTATGGG GTTCGGAAACTTGAATTCTTGATTGCATTCCTTGTACTTACCATAGCTGTATGCTTTTTTGTGGAGCTTGGATATGCAAAGCCGGAGTCTTCAGAAGTTCTCCATGGGCTTTTTGTTCCTCAACTCAAAGGGAGTGGTGCAACTAAGCTTGCTATTTCCCTACTTGGTGCTATGGTTATGCC GCACAATCTTTTCCTCCATTCAGCCCTGGTGCTTTCCAGGAAAATTCCTCGATCTGTCAATGGCATCAGA GACGCATGCAGATATTATCTAATCGAAAGTGGTCTGGCTTTGATGGTGGCATTTCTTATCAACATATCAGTTATTTCAGTCAGTGGTGCTGTCTGCAATTCCTCAACTATGACCGCAGATGACCGGGAGAAGTGTGAGGACTTAGACCTGAACAAAGCCTCTTTTTTACTCCAA AATGTTTTAGGGAACTGGAGTTCCAAGCTATTTGCAATTGCTTTACTAGCATCGGGACAGAGTTCGACAATAACTGGGACATACGCCGGGCAATACGTTATGCAG ggttttcttgatttacgGCTGAAGCCATGGATAAGGAACTTCTTAACTCGTAGCTTAGCTATAGTCCCAAGTTTAATTGTTTCACTTATTGGAGGCTCTGCTGGGGCTGGAGACTTGATCATTATTGCTTCG ATGATCTTATCTTTTGAGCTCCCCTTTGCTCTGATTCCATTGCTCAAATTCACAAGCAGTAAAACCAAGATGGGTTCACATGTAAATCCAGTTGCG GTTTCAGCAGCAACCTGGGTTATTGGCACATTAATCATGGGAATAAATATATATTATCTAGCAGAGAAGTTGGTTACCTCTCTCAAGGATAGCCATTTAGGAAAGGCGGTTAAGGTTCTTTGTGGAATATTAGGCACCTTGTGTTTGTTAGTTTATCTGTGCAGTATCTTGTACTTGGCTATCCGAAAAAATAAGGAAAGCACGCACCTTCTGGCGCTTACAGGGCAAGAAGGTTTACAAGTTTCTGAATCAAACAATCTACCTAGAGAGGACATTCTGCGCATGCAGTTGCCTCAGCAGAGGACCACTAATTGA